From the Halorhabdus utahensis DSM 12940 genome, one window contains:
- the psmA gene encoding archaeal proteasome endopeptidase complex subunit alpha codes for MQGQNQQQAYDRGITIFSPDGRLYQVEYAREAVKRGTASIGVRTADGVVLAVDKRIRSPLMERDSVEKIHKADDHIGIASAGHVADARQLIDFSRRQAQVNRLRYDEAIGVETLTKQVTDHVQQYTQIGGARPFGVALMIAGVSDGEPSLYETDPSGTPYEWKALAIGADRGDIREYLEANYDEEMTLEAGVGLALKALESVAEGGLTPEGVGIATIPVEDAEFHELTDAETEAYLSDLDLLATDEDDATADDDTDTTADEGDTDDDSVDE; via the coding sequence ATGCAAGGACAAAATCAACAGCAGGCCTACGATCGTGGTATCACCATCTTCTCACCCGACGGCCGACTCTACCAGGTCGAGTACGCCCGGGAAGCGGTCAAACGCGGGACAGCGAGCATCGGTGTTCGAACTGCCGACGGCGTCGTCCTCGCGGTGGACAAGCGTATCCGCTCGCCGTTGATGGAGCGCGACTCCGTCGAGAAGATTCACAAGGCCGACGACCACATCGGCATCGCCAGCGCCGGCCATGTCGCCGACGCACGCCAACTCATTGATTTTTCGCGCCGGCAGGCACAGGTCAATCGCCTCCGATACGACGAGGCGATCGGCGTCGAGACGCTCACGAAGCAGGTCACCGATCACGTCCAGCAGTACACCCAGATCGGCGGCGCGCGCCCGTTCGGCGTCGCGCTGATGATCGCCGGCGTCAGCGACGGCGAGCCGTCTCTCTACGAGACCGACCCCTCGGGGACGCCCTACGAGTGGAAGGCACTCGCGATCGGTGCCGACCGGGGGGACATTCGGGAGTATCTCGAAGCCAACTACGACGAGGAGATGACCCTTGAGGCCGGCGTCGGGCTGGCACTGAAAGCGCTGGAATCAGTCGCCGAAGGCGGACTGACGCCTGAGGGTGTCGGAATCGCGACCATCCCCGTCGAGGACGCGGAGTTCCACGAACTCACTGACGCCGAGACGGAGGCGTACCTCAGCGATCTGGACTTGCTCGCTACAGACGAGGATGACGCGACCGCGGACGACGATACAGACACGACGGCAGACGAGGGCGACACTGACGACGATTCGGTCGACGAGTAA